DNA sequence from the Trueperaceae bacterium genome:
GACCGAACCGTGGTCGCCGGCGTCGTGCGAGACCGTGAGGCCGAACTGAGCACGACGCTCCGGAACGTCGAGATCGACGCGCTCGACGTGGCCCTGTCGGCGCGCTACCGCACCGGTCTCCCCGTCGACGCGTGCCGTCCGGACTGCGACCCCGATCGCCAGCTCCGCGTCGGTGGGTCGGTTCGAGCGTTCGGGGGGACGGCGCGCTTCGACGTCGAACCGTGGCGCGACGGGGGGGCGTCGCTGGACGTCGGCTACGGATACGCGACCACGGTGCGACCGTTCGGATGGGTCCCCGTCGAGGTGTCCGTCGCGGGTGGCGACCGGTGGCTTGATACCGTCTCCGCCGACGTGCGCGGAACCCTGGACTCGAGGTTCGGACGGCTCGATCTGTCGGGCGGCGTGCGGCACGAACGGGACGGGGCGGTCTCGACAACGTTCACGGCGCGCGCGGGATGGTCCTACCGGACCGACGTGCCCGTCTCGTACCGCTCCGATCTCGGGCGGCTCGAGGGGCGCATCCTGGGGCCCGACGGCGCTCCACTGCCGAACGTCGTGGTGCGGGTCGACGAACGCGAGCTCGTCACCGACGAGGACGGAACCTTCGGTAGCGACGTCCTGCCGGTCGGGCCCGCGACCGTGTTCGTCGACACCACCCGCATCCCGTCGGGCATGTTGGTCGCCCCGAACCCCGTCCAGGACGTCGTGCTGGCGTCGGGCGAACCGGTTGAGCTGGCCTTCCAACTCGTCGAAGCGACCGGCGTCCGCGGGCGCCTCGTGTACGACGAGCCTCCGACCGACGTGGGCGAGGACGTCGTGTTCGGGACCGGCCAGCGTGACCTCGATCCGCAGGTGGTCGGCGGACGGACGATCATCGTACGCAACGACGCTCGCTCGTACCGGACGACCAGCGAGCCCGACGGCACCTTCGAACTGGACCGCATGTACCCGGGGACGTACCGGGTGGAAGTCGTCGACGACGCCGACTTAGAGTTCTTCCGCGTCGAACCGGAGACGCTCACCGTCGAGGTGCATGGGACCGAACCGACGCCCGTCGAAGCGCGCATCGTGCCGGAGCG
Encoded proteins:
- a CDS encoding carboxypeptidase-like regulatory domain-containing protein yields the protein RVRRQTYRYRPPARDHEARWGAGRLSGGVSYEHTVRVRADVPLSVKESWDADLDLRAEGWDLRTSVRRATALPLEATQAVRHVDGWAATLRLPRAWGDVDVRTSRDRTVVAGVVRDREAELSTTLRNVEIDALDVALSARYRTGLPVDACRPDCDPDRQLRVGGSVRAFGGTARFDVEPWRDGGASLDVGYGYATTVRPFGWVPVEVSVAGGDRWLDTVSADVRGTLDSRFGRLDLSGGVRHERDGAVSTTFTARAGWSYRTDVPVSYRSDLGRLEGRILGPDGAPLPNVVVRVDERELVTDEDGTFGSDVLPVGPATVFVDTTRIPSGMLVAPNPVQDVVLASGEPVELAFQLVEATGVRGRLVYDEPPTDVGEDVVFGTGQRDLDPQVVGGRTIIVRNDARSYRTTSEPDGTFELDRMYPGTYRVEVVDDADLEFFRVEPETLTVEVHGTEPTPVEARIVPERRTVEIEERPGLSFP